From a region of the Pirellulales bacterium genome:
- a CDS encoding squalene--hopene cyclase encodes MLQESLAASTSSTSLPGDLPVSALHLPHPQATPENFGGSLRQAIFRTQQWLISQQHPEGYWVAELEGDTILESEFLLLLAFLGEERTPLAKKCVQYLLEKQTSEGYWTQYPGGEIDISASVKAYFSLKLTGHDPSAEYMQRARAAILANGGADAVNSFTRFYLAFLGQIPYDACPNVPPEFLLLPKWFPVNLYSISAWSRTILVPLSIMSAFQPVRKIEPDRGIRELFLSDPLQWPYPRCPGLKHSKRLISWEHFFHWTDRTFKFLQQHRLMPLRKKAVNVAKRWMVDRFVGSDGLGAIFPPMIWSIVALRCLGHGDESPEMKYCRERLWGLVIEAEHSARLQPCKSPVWDTAITLRALADSGVDADHPAAERGVQWLLAQEIRTRGDWATTVKAQAGGWCFEFGNPYYPDCDDTAMVMLALRESFAEPHARSPSLPPPLRLVAETTAATLPDARRKAMMLDDINGATQRGLQWLLAMQNKDGGWGAFDCDNTAEFLCHVPFADHNAMIDPSSPDLAARVIESLANMGKRLGDGAIDRAVDYLRRTQEPDGSWFGRWGVNYIYGTWQAIVGLTAVGISSHDPMIVAAANWLIAHQQPSGGWGESPDSYADPTLRGQGRETPSQTAWALLGLVSAGMHNHPAALRAVDYLVNRQNLDGTWDETEFTGTGFPRVFYLRYHYYRIYFPLIALSRWTKAADWKMQVENCNLHS; translated from the coding sequence ATGTTGCAAGAATCACTCGCCGCGAGCACCTCCAGCACGAGTCTTCCAGGCGATTTGCCTGTTTCCGCTCTCCATCTTCCGCACCCGCAAGCGACCCCCGAAAATTTTGGCGGCTCGCTGCGACAAGCGATTTTTCGCACCCAGCAATGGCTGATCTCGCAGCAGCACCCTGAGGGCTACTGGGTTGCGGAACTGGAAGGCGACACCATCCTCGAAAGTGAGTTCTTGTTGTTGTTGGCGTTTCTGGGTGAAGAGCGTACGCCGTTGGCGAAGAAGTGCGTACAGTATTTGCTCGAAAAGCAGACTTCCGAAGGCTATTGGACTCAATACCCTGGCGGGGAAATCGACATCAGCGCGAGCGTGAAGGCCTATTTCTCGCTCAAGCTCACTGGCCACGATCCATCGGCCGAATACATGCAGCGCGCCCGCGCGGCAATTTTAGCCAACGGCGGCGCCGACGCGGTTAATAGCTTTACTCGATTTTACTTGGCATTCCTGGGCCAAATCCCCTACGATGCCTGCCCGAACGTGCCGCCAGAGTTCTTGCTGCTGCCGAAGTGGTTCCCCGTAAACCTCTATTCGATTAGCGCCTGGTCGCGGACGATTCTCGTGCCACTGTCGATCATGTCGGCGTTTCAGCCGGTGCGCAAGATCGAACCGGATCGCGGCATTCGCGAACTGTTCCTCAGTGATCCGCTCCAGTGGCCGTATCCGCGCTGCCCCGGCCTCAAACACAGCAAGCGGCTGATTAGCTGGGAACATTTTTTCCACTGGACCGACCGAACCTTCAAGTTCTTGCAACAGCATCGGCTGATGCCGCTGCGAAAGAAGGCGGTCAACGTCGCCAAGCGGTGGATGGTCGATCGCTTTGTCGGCAGCGACGGCCTGGGAGCGATCTTTCCGCCAATGATTTGGAGTATTGTTGCGCTGCGCTGTCTTGGCCACGGCGATGAATCGCCTGAAATGAAATACTGCCGCGAGCGCCTGTGGGGCCTCGTGATTGAAGCCGAGCATTCCGCCCGGTTGCAGCCGTGCAAGTCGCCCGTCTGGGATACTGCCATCACCCTGCGTGCGCTGGCCGACAGCGGCGTCGACGCCGATCATCCGGCGGCCGAACGGGGCGTGCAATGGCTGCTCGCCCAGGAAATTCGCACTCGCGGCGATTGGGCCACGACGGTGAAAGCCCAAGCCGGCGGCTGGTGCTTTGAATTTGGGAATCCGTACTACCCCGATTGCGACGATACGGCAATGGTCATGCTCGCACTGCGTGAATCGTTCGCCGAGCCACACGCGCGCTCGCCTTCACTGCCGCCGCCGCTGCGATTGGTTGCCGAAACGACGGCCGCAACTCTGCCCGATGCCAGGCGCAAAGCGATGATGCTCGACGACATCAACGGGGCCACGCAACGCGGCTTGCAGTGGTTGCTCGCGATGCAAAATAAAGACGGCGGTTGGGGCGCTTTCGACTGCGACAACACCGCCGAGTTTCTCTGCCATGTGCCATTCGCCGATCACAACGCGATGATCGACCCCAGTTCGCCCGATCTGGCGGCCCGCGTGATCGAATCGCTAGCGAACATGGGCAAGCGGCTTGGCGATGGGGCGATCGATCGCGCCGTCGATTACCTCCGACGCACCCAAGAACCCGACGGCAGTTGGTTTGGCCGCTGGGGCGTGAATTACATCTACGGCACGTGGCAAGCCATCGTCGGCTTGACGGCGGTCGGCATATCGTCGCACGATCCGATGATTGTGGCCGCCGCGAATTGGCTGATCGCCCACCAGCAACCATCTGGCGGCTGGGGCGAATCCCCCGACAGCTACGCCGATCCGACGCTCCGCGGCCAAGGGCGCGAAACGCCTTCGCAAACCGCGTGGGCGCTACTCGGCTTGGTGTCCGCAGGCATGCATAACCACCCTGCCGCTCTCC
- a CDS encoding glutathione peroxidase gives MPLYDIAVATIDRRQQSLADFRGQVLLIVNVASQCGFTSQYAGLEALYRKYQNRGFCVLGFPCDQFGHQEPGDEAAIREFCSTTYDVTFPMFAKIEVNGDGAHPLYVFLKSRQAGILGTEAIKWNFTKFLVDRQGKVVHRYAPTTSPKAIECDIETALS, from the coding sequence ATGCCGCTCTACGACATCGCCGTTGCCACGATTGACCGTCGCCAACAATCGCTGGCCGATTTCCGCGGCCAAGTGCTGCTGATCGTGAACGTCGCCAGCCAATGCGGGTTTACGTCGCAGTATGCGGGGCTGGAGGCACTCTATCGCAAGTACCAAAATCGGGGTTTTTGCGTGCTTGGCTTTCCCTGCGACCAGTTTGGCCATCAAGAGCCGGGGGACGAAGCAGCGATTCGCGAGTTTTGCTCGACGACCTACGACGTGACCTTTCCGATGTTTGCCAAGATCGAGGTCAACGGCGACGGCGCGCATCCGCTCTACGTGTTCCTGAAATCGCGGCAGGCCGGCATTCTCGGCACCGAAGCCATCAAATGGAACTTCACCAAGTTCCTCGTCGATCGCCAAGGCAAGGTCGTTCATCGCTATGCCCCAACGACCTCTCCCAAAGCGATTGAGTGCGACATCGAAACGGCACTGAGTTAA
- a CDS encoding PQQ-dependent sugar dehydrogenase, translating to MQLRRTFALALISVVLVVALGIAIAQTVDLRSAAAEDLPKTSPVSISSDPAPVKIERAFPNLTFERPIFLTYPPDGTNRIAVVSQYGKLFLFANDQRVEQPALLLDIVERVEYKDRENEEGLLGLAFHPRFKQNGELFVYYTAKGGLKSVISRFRLSKDNPQIVDPQSEEILLEIKQPFWNHNGGTIVFGPDGYLYIGLGDGGAANDPHGNAQNIGTLLGKILRIDVDHHDLGQKYASPKDNPFVDVPDARPEIWALGIRNVWRIAFDRVTGKLWAGEVGQNTWEEIDIIERGGNYGWNLRESFHKFTEFNLPPKPGPVPAKIVGKPIDPIFEYHHDLGKSITGGNIYRGKHVPALVGKYLFADYVSGEVYVLTYDETIGKATAVHRIDPKQMPVFSFGEDETGETYFLTTQGTIHWFRPE from the coding sequence ATGCAACTACGACGAACGTTCGCTCTAGCTCTGATTTCTGTCGTGCTGGTCGTCGCTCTGGGCATCGCGATCGCGCAAACGGTCGATCTTCGTTCCGCCGCCGCGGAGGATCTGCCGAAGACGTCGCCTGTCTCGATCAGCAGCGACCCAGCGCCGGTGAAGATCGAACGGGCATTTCCCAACCTGACGTTCGAGCGGCCGATTTTTCTGACCTATCCGCCCGACGGCACCAATCGCATTGCCGTCGTATCGCAATACGGCAAGCTGTTTCTGTTTGCCAACGATCAACGCGTCGAGCAGCCGGCGCTGTTGCTCGATATCGTCGAGCGTGTCGAATACAAGGACCGAGAGAACGAAGAGGGGCTGCTCGGTTTGGCGTTTCACCCCAGGTTCAAACAAAACGGCGAGTTGTTCGTTTATTACACTGCCAAGGGGGGCCTGAAGTCGGTCATCTCGCGATTTCGTCTGTCGAAAGACAATCCACAAATCGTCGATCCGCAGTCGGAAGAGATCCTGCTGGAAATCAAGCAGCCGTTTTGGAATCACAACGGCGGCACGATCGTCTTCGGACCCGACGGCTATCTTTACATTGGCCTGGGAGACGGCGGCGCGGCCAACGATCCGCACGGCAACGCGCAGAATATCGGCACGCTGCTTGGAAAAATCTTGCGCATCGACGTCGATCACCACGACCTCGGCCAAAAGTACGCCAGTCCGAAGGATAACCCGTTCGTTGATGTGCCCGACGCGCGCCCGGAAATTTGGGCGCTGGGCATCCGCAACGTCTGGCGAATCGCCTTCGATCGCGTCACCGGCAAACTATGGGCCGGCGAAGTCGGTCAGAACACTTGGGAAGAAATCGACATCATCGAGCGCGGCGGCAACTACGGCTGGAACCTCCGCGAAAGTTTCCACAAATTCACCGAGTTCAATCTGCCGCCCAAGCCAGGTCCGGTCCCCGCGAAGATCGTCGGCAAACCGATCGATCCAATCTTCGAATATCACCATGACCTGGGCAAATCGATCACCGGCGGCAACATTTATCGCGGGAAACATGTGCCGGCACTGGTGGGCAAGTATCTATTTGCCGACTACGTTTCCGGCGAAGTTTACGTGCTGACCTACGACGAAACGATCGGCAAAGCGACGGCCGTCCACAGGATCGACCCCAAGCAAATGCCGGTGTTCTCGTTCGGCGAAGATGAAACGGGCGAGACCTACTTTTTGACCACGCAGGGGACGATTCACTGGTTTCGACCCGAGTAG